Genomic segment of Paenibacillus macerans:
CACGTTCGGCTACGCTTATCTGGCGTATGTGAATGGTTTGTTTGGCGAAGTAATGCTGAATTTGCTGTTTTTTGTGCCGATGAACGTCATCGGTTTCCTGATGTGGAGGAATCACCGCGATGGGGGTAAATTATCGATGCGGCAGATGGATGCCAGAGGCCTGCTGCTCGTAGCCGTCGCCTGCGTCCTGGGCAGCGTGCTGCTCGGGTTCGGGTTATCGTTCATTCCGGGACAGAACTCCCCGTATATCGATGCCGTTACGACCGTGCTGTCGGTTGTGGCGACGATGTTAATGGTGAAGCGGTTCAAAGAGCAATGGCTCGTTTATATTGTGCTGAACATGTTCACGGTGCTGCTGTGGGCGATCAGAACGCTGGAGGGGAGCCCGGACGGCGTTCTGATGATCGTGATGTGGAGCGCCTATCTGATCAACGCGGTATACGGCTACTATAATTGGAACAAAGGGGCAAAGGAGAGTCTGGCATGAAGACGCTGGGATTAACGTTGGGGAAGTTTGCGCCCCTGCACAAAGGGCATCAGTTTATGATCGAAACGGCGCTGCAAGAGGTGGATGAACTGATCGTCGTCATTTATGAGACGGATGTGACGCCGATTCCGCTGCATATTCGGGCCGGCTGGATCCGCAAGCTCTATCCGGCGGTCAGGGTGATTGAAGCCTGGGACGGCCCGGACGGCTATTCGAACGACCGCGAACATGAAATCCGCGAAGAGCAATATATTCTAGGCTTGCTAGATGGGGAGCAGGTGACGCATTTTTATTCCAGCGAGTTTTACGGGGAGCATATGAGCCTGGCGTTGGGCGCGGTGGACAGAAGGGTGGATGAAGCGCGCAAGGAAGTCCCGATTTCGGCGACGATGATCCGTTCCGATCCTTATAAATACCGGGAGTTTATCAGCGACATCGTATACCGGGACTTAATCACGAAGGTGGTGTTCGTGGGAGCGATGTCGACCGGCAAATCGACGATCACCGAGGCGCTCGCGGCGCGGCATGGGACGACGTTCGCCAGCGAGTACGGGCGCGACTACTGGACCGAGCACCAGGTAAACCGCCGGATCGGCCTGGAGGCGTTCGACGAGATCGCCCTCGGGCATATCGAGCGGGAGGAGCAGGCTTTGCTTCGGGCGAACCGGTATCTTTTTGTCGATACCAATGCGATTACCACGTATATGTTCGCCTTGGACTATCATGGAAGGGCGCCGGAGCTGCTGACCCGGATCGCCCTGGAAAACGCGCAGAGATACGACCTGTTTTTCCTGTGCGACGACGATATCCCGTACGACGATACGTGGGACCGCAGCGGCGACCAGAAGCGGCATGTTTTTCATAAACAGATTATCGCCGACTTGAAGGAACGCCGGATTCCCTTCATTACACTGCGGGGAAGCCTGGAGGAGCGGATGCGCAAAGTAGACGAAGTGCTGGCCGGCTTTAAGCCCTACAGCAATTATTTTGGCGAGCTCTTATAGAAGTTGAACTAAAGAAAAGAGCGGAGAGAGGCAAAAGCGGGAAATGATTCTGAAGAAACGGCCGCAAAATTATTAGTTCAACTTATATTAGAACAAAAAAAGGCGGGTGGAGTTAGTGGATATGTTGGATCGCAACGGACTGACGGAAAGCGAATTTTTGCGGCGGTATTCGCCGGGGGATTACGAACGGCCCTCGGTGGCCGCGGACACGGTAATTTTCACCGTGACGGACGCGGATGCGGACAGTTACCGCAAGCTTCCGGAGAAGGAGCTGAGAGTACTGCTCATTCGGCGGGGCGGGCATCCCTTTCTGGGCCAATGGGCGCTGCCGGGCGGTTTTGTCCGGCCGGATGAAACGACGGAGCAAGCCGCGGCGCGGGAGCTGCGGGAGGAGACCGGCGTAGAAGACGTTTACCTGGAGCAGCTGTACACGTTCAGCGACGTGGGGCGCGATCCCCGCACCTGGGTAATGAGCTGCAGTTATATGGCGCTGGTGGACAGCGGCCAATTGCAGCTGCAGGCGGGGGACGACGCTGACGCTGCCGCCTGGTTCAAGGTATCCTACCGGCTGCTGCGGGAGCGGAAGGAACTGATCGACGGCGGTTTCATCAAGGCGCTGCAGTATGAGCTTCGGCTCAGCTCCGGCGAGATTGAACTGGCCGCGGTTGTGGAGCGGACGGTGACCGCGAAGCCGGCTTCGACGGCTACATCATATTCCATCGTGTCCAACGACGGACTGGCTTTTGATCATGCGAAGATTATCGCCTATGCTATTGAGCGCTTGCGGGGAAAGGTGAATTACACGGATATCGCGCTTCATTTGATGCCGAAGCTGTTTACTTTAACGGAGCTGCAGCAGGTGTACGAGGTAATTTTGGATAAAGAGCTGCTGAAGGCGGCCTTCCGGCGCAAAGTGGCCGACCTTGTCACGGAAACGGATCATTACACGGAAAATGCGGGCCACCGGCCATCGCGTTTATATCGAAGAAACATGGAGGATTACCGATGATTTACGGAATTGAAGAATTGCGAAAAGCTTACGTGGCCGGAAAAACGTTCAAGTTCGTGTTTTTCTGGGGGCATACGCCGCCCAAAGACGGAAGCGTGGATAAGAGCTGCTTCAGCCAGTGGTGGATGAGTCCGTTCACTGTAGAGGGGACGGAGTACTCCTGCGCAGAGCAGTTTATGATGGCGGAAAAGGCCCGGCTGTTCGGGGATGATGAGATGCTGGCGGCGATCATGCAGGCGAAACATCCCAAGGAAATGAAAGCGTACGGGCGCGCGGTCCGAAACTTTGACAAGGATGTCTGGGACAGAGAGTGCTACGGTATCGTCAAGCGGGCCAGCTTGGCGAAATTTTCACAGAATTCGCAACTGGGGGATTACCTGAAATCAACGAAAAACCGCATTCTGGTGGAAGCCAGCCCGCGGGACCGCATTTGGGGGATCGGCATGGGCCAGTCCAACCCGGATGTGGAGAATCCGCTGAAATGGCGGGGCAAAAACCTGCTGGGGTTCGCACTGACCGAAGCGCGGGACGAAATGCTGAGAGAAGAAGGGGATAAACTATGAATCGAAAAGAAATTGCCGCGGATACCTTGCGGATTCAGCGGCAAGGCTTCTATGAATTTGAAGGGCGCCGGGTTGATTTTGCCGCGGTGCAGAAGCGCTCGGAAGAGGGAAGCGAGTTGATTACTCCCGGCCAGGGGGCGGAACTGGTAAAAACTTATCGTATGCAGCCACGATCACAGCAAGCTGCGAAGTATTCCGTCGCGAACGAGGCCACCGTAAAAGCGATCCTCGATTTTGCGGCAGCGGGCCAAGACCGGGTCGGCGTGCTGAACTTCGCCAGCGCGAAAAATCCGGGCGGCGGATTTTTGAACGGCGCGATGGCCCAGGAAGAAAGTTTGGCGGCCTCCAGCGGGCTGTACGAAACGCAGCTGCGCAACGAAGGTTACTATGCCGCAAATCGCGCCTACCGTTCCATGATGTACACGGACCATGCCATTTACTCGCCTGATGTGGTCTTCTTCCGCGATGAGCGGTTTAACCTGTTGGAACGGCCGGTTACGGCTTCGGTCTTGACGCTGCCCGCCGTCAACTACGGGCAGGTTCTGCTCAAAGGAGAAGATCCGGAAGAAGCAAAGCGGGTGATGAAAGACCGGATGCGGCTAGCTTTGGCGATCTTCGCCAACCAAGGCGATACGCATCTCATTCTGGGCGCGTACGGCTGCGGCGTGTTCCGGAATGATCCGGTGCAGGTGGCCCGCTGGTGGCTGGAGCTGCTGGATGATGAGGGCTGGGGATCGTTGTTCGCGGAAATCCGGTTCGCGGTATTGGATAGCTCGAAAGACGGCAAATGCATCCGCGCTTTCGAGCATGCGTTTCATGACTAAATGACTAGCTATGATGAACGTAAACAAAAGACAGCCCTCCATATTGCTACATCTCGTAGGTTAAAATGGATAGTGAAAACCAAACCATTTCAGAGCTACATAGCAAAGGAGAGCTGATACTATGCAGTCTACCACAAAATTCGTCGGTTTAGATGTATCCAAAGAAAAAATTTCGGTTGCTATTGCAGATGCAAGCGGTGAAACTCCTCGCTATTACGGGAGCATTCCTCACACCCCGGCGGCGCTGCGCAAGCTGATCAAAGAACTGGGACCGGCCGAAACGCTATCGTTTTGTTATGAGGCAGGTCCGACAGGTTACGAAACCTATCGCTGGATCACCTCCATGGGAGCCCATTGCGTTGTCATTGCTCCGTCGCTTATTCCCAAACGCCCTGGTGATCACGTGAAGACGGATCGACGGGACGCCGAGCAGCTTGCCCGTCTGTTTCGTGCAGGAGAATTGACTCCTGTCTACGTCCCGGAGCGGGAAGACGAGGCTTTGCGGGAGTTGGTTCGCGCCCGGGAGGCCGCCAAAGAGGACACGCATCGGGCACGCCAGCGGATATTGAAGTTCCTGCTCCGCCATCACATCGAACCGCCGGCTACGATAAAGCGTCGTTGGACCCGGAAGTACCGTTCCTGGCTGGAGCAACTGACATTCCCTTATGAGCCCATGCAAGTAGCCTTCGACGAGATGCTCCATACCTTAAATGAGATCGAGCAGCGGATGGGGCGTTTGGAAAAAGCCTTGGTTCAGCAAGCCACGGTCGGCTCCAAGGCAACTCTGATTCGGGTGCTTCAGTCCCTGCGTGGGATTGGACTACTGACGGCCGTCACTCTAGCTGCTGAGATCGGTTCATTTACTCGCTTCCGCTCCCCGGCCCAACTCATGGCGTATTTAGGGTTGGTTCCTCGTGAGAGTTCAACCGGCCTGAGTACTCGGCGCGGAAGTATGACCAAAGCCGGTAACGGGCGCTTGCGCCGATCCTTGGTGGAATCCGCCTGGAGCTACCGTCATCGGCCTGCGGTGAAAGGAGATCTCGCCAAGCGTTTGGATGGCATGCCGGCCGATATACAACTGTTGTCGTGGAAAGCGCAAGAAAGATTGCATTACAAATACCGTCATCTCATTTTTGGAAAGAACAAACACAAAAATGTGGCCGTAGGCGCGGTGGCCAGGGAGCTAACCGGGTTCATATGGGCTGTTGCTCGAACGGTGGAACAACCGGTGGCTAACTAACGCCCCTTCCGTCCCCTTTGGGGAGACGCAGGGAGCGTTGCCCCCTGCACCCCCCACACTCGCCGTGAGGCGTTCCTCATTTCCAATGAGGAATAGGAAAAGTGTTGATTTGAACCTAACCGCTTGTCAAGAAAAGCGCTTGACAAGCTCACGCCTGAGCACGAGGCCCGGGAGCAAACGAAGGTTCCGGGAGAGAATTTGCGTCAACCGTTTGCACTAGGTGAGTAACTGAACGTGCGCTTCTAGCTTGCAAGAGCTCTCCTTGACGAAGGCATAACATGTGGTACCAACCCACGGATAGCAGCGTGCCGACCGTCGCTCGCATTTTTGCTCTCGCGCCACGTGCTCAGGCACCTCTCACACGGAGGGCTTGACAAAAACGTTCATAGCAACGGTTGAAATCGGCTCGTCCCGATTAGATTGTGCTGAGCCGTTCGCCGGTAAGGGCGGATTGCCGAATCGTTTCCAGCAGACGGTGCAGGCGGGCGGCCTCATGAAAGCCGGGGGCCTGAAACGTCCCCTGGCGGATATCCTCTGCCAGCAACCGGTGAGCCTTCAGAACTTGATTCACGGTTACTGAACCATCTTCGGTCTCATCGTACACCCTTTGGAGAGTCTCGTGATCTCCGTAACTCCCAAGGTGTCCTAACGGATACAGCGCCTGCTCGACCACCAATCCCCCGAACTGAACATGACCTTGGGACTGGGGCTGGGAAATGCGAATGACCCCTTTCTCCCCTTGAATCTCCAATTCAAATTTGGGATAGGTGCCGCCCTGAATATGGACCGATACTGATGCCCCGCTTTCGAGCATGCCGTGAACCATGATTTGATCGGCCGTATCTTTCGGCACGGTTTCTCCGGTTCCCAGCACCTTAGCCTCTGAATAATTGCTGTTCATGGTTGCGTAAACTTCTTTCAAATCTCCCAGCACAAAGCTAAGCGCGTCAAGCGAGTGTCCCCCGTTAATCGATAGCAAGGTAGCCCCGTACTTTTCCTCGAGCAGATAGATGGCGTTCTGTTCCGTAAACCCTCCCTTGCCCGGGGTGGATACCGCCATGGAGGCGGATAACACCCGGCCGATGTCTCCGCGCGAAATGCGGTTCTTCGCATCCAGCAGCGCAGGCGACTGTCTAGCTTGCAAGCCGACCGCATGATGAATCCCTTTTTGGGAAGCCAGCTCCGCCAGTTCCTCCGCCTCTTCCGATGTGACGGCAAGCGGCCATTCGCTGTACACATGTTTTCCTGCGGCGATGGCCTCCTTGATCATTTCGTAATGATGGGGAACCTTGACGCTGACGACCACCAAATCCACATTTTCGGACCGCACCAGTTCCCGATAGTCGTCGAAAGTCTGGGTGACACCCAGTGCAGCGGCACTCTCCTTGGCGGATGCCATATTCGAGGTGGCAATGGCGGTAATTTCATGGCATGTGCTTTGGGTAAGGGCCGGAATATGAGTCCGGCTGGCCCATTGATTGTTTAACGACCCTCCGATGATCCCAGTGCGTATTTTTGCTGAACCTGCTGAACCCAGCGTTTTCATGTCTAACTTATATCTCCTTCCGTCTTTATGATCCTTTGCCGTTTCAGTATACTGGGATTGAGCCATCACGAATAATGCATGTTATTAATGGAGTCATCATCTTTTTTGATACCTTGGAGGTCCGTATGGATATCGACAATATGAAAGCTTACGTTACCGTCGCCGAATTAAAAAGCCTGTCTGCCGCAGCCATCAAAATGAACCATCTGCAGTCCAACATGACGGCCAAGATCAAAAAAATCGAAGCCCATTACGGGCAGCAGCTGTTCATTCGGAGTGCCAAAGGCATGGAGCTGACGTCGGAGGGACGGAAGCTGTACCGCCAGTACAAAAAAATGCTCGTTTTATGGGAAGAGACCGAGCTGGATATGAGCCGGAGGGAGATGAAGCTCAGGCTGGGCACTATGCAATCCGTCTTCGGCAAAGATCTCACGGACGCCCTGACCCGCTTATATGAGAGCCACGCCGATTTATCCGTAACGCTAAAGACCGGGACCACGCTGTCGATGGAGCACGAATTGATCCAAGGCAACATCGATTTGGCCTTCACCATTGGCAAGGCCGATTCGCCGCAGCTGAGTTACAAAAAGCTGGGGACGGAGGAGATGGTGCTCATCGGCAAAAGGTTCGCCAGCGGGCTGAGCCTGGAGAGCTGTCTGCACGGGGAGAACTGGATCATTTTGACCCGGGACTGCTTGTACGCAGCGATTCTGGAACGGCTGTATGCCGAGCTTGACCTTGAAAAAGGGGAAGTCACGGAAGTTGGGATCCTGGATACCCTCCTTCAGCTGACCTCCCTTGGCATGGGCATCTCCTTGATGTCCAAGAATATCGTGATGCAGCACGGATTTTCGGCATATACCCAGCTTCCCGAACCGTTCCGCTATGTGGACAAGTATTTGGTTACCCGCGCGGGGTATGAGTTGTCTCCCCTGGAAAAAAGCTTCGTGGAAACGAGCCACTTCCTATAAAAGCAAGGATTGATTTTCTGGACGATGGGATTTCCCGCCGCCTATCCCCGATTTTTCCGCAGCTGCAGCTGTTTGTGAATGCGCTGGGCTTCCAGGAAACCCGAGGTGGCCGCCCCCTGGAAACCCCCGCCGGGCTGGGTCCAGGCCCCGACCAGAGACAGGCCGGCAAAAGGGGTTTTCCGCGGGGTGCGCTTGATGCCGGATTGGTTGACGGTTTGCGCAAAACCGTAAACGGCGCCGCGCGGATTTTTCGTGTAACGCTCCATGGTGCGCGGCGTGCCGAGCTCCAGCAAGGCGATACGTTCCTTTATGCCGGGATAGCTGCTTTCCAGACGCTGCAGGAGAATATCGGTGACCTCTTGCTTTTTCCGCGTGTAGGCTTCGCCCCGCTCCGGCCAGTTGCCGATATCATCGATCAAGGTAACGGCCAGCACGCCGCGGTCGCTGCGGTTTAAGGCGGGATCCATTTTGTTGTAGTTGGTTAATCCCAAATTGGCGGCGGCATATTTTCCTTGGATCGCGTTATCGTAATCGGCCTGATGATCCGTTTCCTCCGCCAAAAGAAGGTCTTCTTCCACGATGCCGAGTTCTTCCGGAGGGCAGGAAAGCCCGATATAAAGCTGCGTCAGCGATGGGCCGATTTCGTGCTCTACAAGGCGCTTTCGATATTTCTCGGCCCGTGGATGGTGATGGATCAACGGCCCCAGCGTATGCTCGGGGCTGGCGTTGGAAACGACCCAGTCGGCCGTGAATTCCAGCCCTTTTTGGGTGCGGATTCCGCGGGCTTTTTTTTCGTGAATCAGGATTTCGGTTACTTCCTGCCGCAGATGCACCTTGCCTCCGTTTTGTTCGATCACATAGACGAGCGCATCGGATAATGCCTGGGCGCCGCCTTGAATGTAGTAAGTGCCTTCGAAATGATACCCCAGCCAGGGAATGAAAAAATAAAGCGCGGAAAGCCGCTGCGGCGGCAGCCCGTAATAAGGCCAGAGGACGGTAAAAAAGCTCATGAACTCCGCGGACTTCACATACCGCTCGATCACCTGCGCGGTGGTTAATTTGGACCATTGGACCAGCGTCGGACATTTGGCCCAAAAGCCCAAGGCTTTTATCCAGCCGGCAATGCCGGGATCGTTCAGGAACTTCATTTCTGCGGAAAGCCGGCGGATTGCATCAAACAAGCGGGCAATCCCCTCCTTCTCCTCCGGAAAACGCCGCTGAAGCAGCGCCAGATACGCGCCGGCGTCTTGGGGGATGTCGAACTTTTCGCCTTTCCAGCGGATCGAATAAGGATGTTCTTTGGGCAGAGGTTGAATGTATTGCATCACCCCGCTCGCCTGCAAAATTTGATAAAAACCCTGTCCCTGGCCCAGCGCGCCGACCCCGTGCAAAGCCGCGTCAAAGGTGTATCCCTTGCGCTGGAAATTGGTGGCATATCCTCCGGGCAAATAATGCTGATCGAACACGCCGACTTTATAACCCAGGGCGGACAGTCTCGCCCCGCAGGTTAATCCCCCGATCCCTGCGCCTACGATAACCACATCGTAATGATTCATAGTCCCATCCCCTTTTATATTGATTCATCCCGTACAATGGATAATCTTAAAAACAAACCATCGGTTTGTTTTTAAGGTAACGTATTCCTTCCGATGAGTGTCAAGATAAAATATGTATAGTCGCGAAACGTCAAAACCATGCTGGTATCAAGCTGAAAGGCTGAGCGGGGATTCAGCACCAAAAAATAAGAGCAATAAGTGTCGTTATTCCCGCGATATCAGTCCATTTGAGAGAAATAGAAGCAATTTATGTCGCTATTTTCCACGGTCGCCAGGAAATGACCGCGTTCCTGACCATTCATAGGAAAATAAGTACATGAAAGGCTGCTATTGGGGGTGAACATACCCGGGTTCAGCATATAAGCACATGAAATGTCGCTATTTTGCAGGCTGACGTTACCCGACGGGTAGCTGGCGCAGCCTGGGAGCGGCCTGGCGCTGCATGCAGCTGCATGGCGCAACCCGATGCTGCCCGGGGGAACCCGGAGCCGGCGCAACCTGGCGTATCCCGGCCCAACGGGCTGCCGGATGCAGCCCGACGCTGCGTGGCGGAACCGGGAGTTGCCCGGGCAACTTGGAGAAGCCCGGCGCAACCTGGTGCAACCCGGCCCAACCCGGGCTGCCCGAAGCAGCCCGACAATGCATGGGGGAACCTGGCCCAACCCGGCGCTCCCGACGCTATCGGCGCAGCCTGACCGTTCCCGTTCCGTTCCGGTAACCAGCCGCGTCATGCACCGTTTTCCAGGTTGAACGCCCAAAAATCCCCTCCAAATAATTTGAAGGGGATTGGAATTGCCGCTGCTTTTTTATGCCAATCTCATCTTAAAATCCTCATATCCAAACTCATGCAGAACTTCGCAATCGCCGTCTTTGTGCTGAACCACGAGGGCGGGAAGCGGCATGCCGTTGAACGTGGTGTTCTTCACCATCGAATAAATCGCCATGTCGCCGAACACCAGCCGGTCGCCGCTCTTCAAAGGCTGATCAAACGAGTAGTCGCCGATCGTATCGCCGGACAGGCAGGTCGGCCCGCCAAGCCGGTACGTGTACGGCTTCTCTCCCGGTTCCCCGGAACCGAACAGCGGCGGACGATAAGGCATTTCGAGCACATCGGGCATATGGCACGAGGCCGACGTGTCGAGGATGGCGATATCCATGCCGTTTTGCATTGTGTCGAGCACGGTCGTAATCAGGTAACCGGCATTCAAGGCCACGGCTTCTCCGGGCTCCAGGTACACCTGCAAGCCGTATTTGTCCTGCATCCGTTTGATGCATTGTTCCAGCAGGGGGATATCGTAATCCTCCCGGGTGATATGGTGGCCGCCGCCGAAGTTGATCCACTCCAGCTGCGACAGCCACGGTCCGAACTTCTCTTCGATCGCATCGAGCGTGGTGGCCAAATCATCCGAATTCTGCTGGCAAAGCGTGTGAAAATGCAGACCGGAAATCCCGCCCAGTTGCTCGGGCCGGAAATGCTCGATCGTCACGCCGAACCGGGAACCTACCGCACACGGATTGTAGATATCGTGCCCGACCTGCGTGGAGCATTCGGGATTGATGCGGAGGCCGATTTTTTTACCGGCGGCGAGCACTTTATCGCGATATTTTTCCACTTGGGAAAACGAATTGAAAATAATATGATCGCACAGCCCGATAATTTCGTCGATCTGATCTTCGCGGTAGGCCGGGGAGAAGACGTGGTTCTCCTTCCCCATCTCCTCGTGCCCCAGCCGCGCTTCATACAACCCGCTGGCCGCCGTACCGCTCAAATACTCTCCGATCAGCGGATACAGGGTGTACATCGAGAACGCTTTTTGGGCCAAAATGATTTTGGCGCCGGTGCGCTCCATGACCCCGCTGAGGATGCGGAGATTTTTTTCCAAAAGGGCTTCATCCACTACGTAGCAAGGGGTAGGCAGTTCCTCAAAACGCATCGGATTAAACGAGCTCCGTTTCCAGCACTTTTTTCGTATCTTCTTCCGAAGGATACTCGTCTACAGGCACCGGATTAAAGTTTTCTTGCCATGGCAGACCCCATTTGTTCAGCGCGTCCATGAACGGATCCGGATCGAACTGTTCAATGTTGTACACACCCGGTTTGTTCCAGTGTCCTTGAAGGATCATCATGGCCCCGATCATGGCCGGAACGCCGGTAGTGTAAGAAACGGCTTGGGAGCCCACTTCCTTATAGCACGCTTCATGGTCGCACACATTGTATACGTAGTAAGTTTTATCTTTGCCGTCTTTTTTGCCTTTAAAGATACAGCCGATGTTCGTTTTGCCTTTCGTGCGCGGTCCCAGGGAAGCCGGATCCGGCAGCACGGCTTTCAGGAACTGCAGCGGAATGATCTGCTTGCCTTCGAATTCGATCGGCTCGATCGACGTCATGCCTACGTTCTCCAGGCATTTCAGGTGCGTCAGATAGCTTTGGCCGAACGTCATGAAGAAGCGGATCCGTTTCAGCCCGGGGATGTTAACCGCAAGGGATTCCAATTCCTCATGGTACAGCAGGTACATATCTTTTTCGCCGACTTCAGGGAAGTTGTAGACTCGTTTGATCTCCATCGGTTTGGTTTCGACCCACTCGCCCTTTTCCCAGTATCTTCCATTAGCCGAGACTTCGCGGATGTTGATTTCCGGGTTGAAGTTGGTGGCGAAAGGATAGCCGTGATCGCCGGCGTTGCAGTCAAGAATGTCGATATATTCAATTTCGTCAAAATGATGCTTCAGGGCATAGGCGGAAAATACGCCGGTCACGCCAGGGTCGAAGCCGCTGCCCAGCAGAGCGGTAATGCCGGCTTTCTCAAAGCGCTCACGGTATTCCCACTGCCATTTGTATTCGAATTTCGCCGTGTCTTCCGGTTCATAGTTCGCTGTATCCATGTAGTGCGTTTTCGTCGCCAGGCAGGCGTCCATGATCGTCAAATCTTGGTAAGGCA
This window contains:
- a CDS encoding saccharopine dehydrogenase family protein; its protein translation is MGKALIIGAGGVASVAIHKCVQNSEVFEEICIASRTKSKCDELKAKLDGGKTKITTAQVDANNVEELIALINEVKPDIVMNLALPYQDLTIMDACLATKTHYMDTANYEPEDTAKFEYKWQWEYRERFEKAGITALLGSGFDPGVTGVFSAYALKHHFDEIEYIDILDCNAGDHGYPFATNFNPEINIREVSANGRYWEKGEWVETKPMEIKRVYNFPEVGEKDMYLLYHEELESLAVNIPGLKRIRFFMTFGQSYLTHLKCLENVGMTSIEPIEFEGKQIIPLQFLKAVLPDPASLGPRTKGKTNIGCIFKGKKDGKDKTYYVYNVCDHEACYKEVGSQAVSYTTGVPAMIGAMMILQGHWNKPGVYNIEQFDPDPFMDALNKWGLPWQENFNPVPVDEYPSEEDTKKVLETELV